The nucleotide window CGGAGCGCAAGTCGGCTGAATAATGAAGACATCTTTACCGCGGACGTTTTCATTGATCTCGGCTGTAATTTCACCGTCGGAAAATTTACCGACAGAGATGTCACCGAGAGGGATATGCAGCTGACGTACGACACGCCGAGCCAGATCGGGGTTAGCGTTCCCCGTAAAGACCATCATCTTGGACACGCGCAGTACCTGAAGGCTGAGGGTAACCTGGATGAGTATAGGAAAATGGCAGGGGCGGCTGGATTCGAACCAACGCATGGCAGGATCAAAACCTGCTGCCTTACCGCTTGGCGACGCCCCTGTATCTGTTGCAACGATTACCCAGTAATCGGTTCCTTTAGAGCAGACTTTGCAGCTTGCGATGCAACATCGAAACGTTGCTTCCTTTTGCTACAAACCCTGTAAGGGTCTCTGTAAGAAGGGCCGAGACTTTATCAGCTTCAGCTTTGCTTGGGAAGCCCCCAAACACACAACTTCCAGTTCCGGTGAGCTTTGCTTCGGTAAAATTACCTAACAAATTCAATGCGTTACGTACCTCTGGATAACGCCTTGCTACCACCGGCAAGCAGTCATTTCGACTGTTTCCCTTGGGAACGGGGCGCACTTTAATGGGAGGAGAGTTACGTGTCAACAGCGGATCTGAAAAAATTTCTGCTGTACTTACAGATACTTGCGGCACCAGCACCAGATACCACGGTTCCTCGGGTTCTACAGGTGTGAGTTTTTCCCCCACACCCTCGGCGAAAGCCGCGTGGCCACGCACGAAAACCGGGACGTCGGCGCCCAGCGTCAGGCCCAGAGAAGCCAGCCG belongs to Pseudomonas sp. B21-015 and includes:
- the ispE gene encoding 4-(cytidine 5'-diphospho)-2-C-methyl-D-erythritol kinase, with the translated sequence MTAPRLTLPSPAKLNLMLHILGRREDGYHELQTIFQFLDYGDEITFAVRDDGVIRLHTEFDGVPHDSNLIVRAAKKLQEQSSCSLGIDIWIEKILPMGGGIGGGSSNAATTLLGLNHLWQLGWDEDRLASLGLTLGADVPVFVRGHAAFAEGVGEKLTPVEPEEPWYLVLVPQVSVSTAEIFSDPLLTRNSPPIKVRPVPKGNSRNDCLPVVARRYPEVRNALNLLGNFTEAKLTGTGSCVFGGFPSKAEADKVSALLTETLTGFVAKGSNVSMLHRKLQSLL